The Lewinellaceae bacterium genome has a segment encoding these proteins:
- a CDS encoding c-type cytochrome, with protein sequence MKKALKIVGILLGVIVLVALGGFVYINSSGIPSYEPGKIDIKVQSTPESIARGQKLVSLLCANCHMSSTTGKLTGKQMTDAPPEFGTIYSANITQDPKHGIGTYTDGELLYLLRTGIKRDGKYAPPWMAKLPNMADEDLHAIISFLHSDDPIVAADPTIAPLSQPSFLTKLLCRIAFKPLPYPTKTIPLPDTTETLALGRYLVHNLDCYTCHSADFKTMNMLNPELSEGYMGGGNTMLNLEGKAIKTQNITPDEETGIGKWSEEQFVKAVKYGLKDGEEALRYPMVPFTNLTDLEARAIYQYLKTVPPLKNKVGRTVFEE encoded by the coding sequence ATGAAAAAAGCATTAAAAATCGTGGGCATTTTGCTCGGTGTCATTGTCCTCGTTGCACTGGGAGGTTTTGTTTATATCAATTCAAGTGGCATCCCTTCTTATGAGCCGGGTAAAATTGACATCAAGGTTCAGTCCACTCCTGAAAGCATTGCCAGGGGACAAAAATTGGTTTCCCTGCTTTGCGCCAATTGTCACATGAGTTCAACAACCGGAAAACTTACCGGGAAACAGATGACGGATGCCCCTCCGGAATTCGGAACCATTTATTCCGCAAATATTACACAGGATCCCAAGCATGGCATTGGAACTTATACCGACGGAGAACTCCTTTACCTGCTCCGGACGGGCATCAAACGCGACGGGAAATACGCACCTCCATGGATGGCCAAACTGCCCAATATGGCGGATGAGGACCTTCATGCGATCATTTCTTTCCTGCATTCTGATGATCCCATTGTGGCGGCCGATCCTACGATTGCTCCGCTGAGCCAACCTTCTTTCCTGACCAAACTTTTGTGCCGGATAGCATTCAAACCGTTGCCTTATCCGACAAAAACCATTCCGCTTCCGGATACCACAGAAACCCTGGCTTTGGGAAGATACCTCGTTCACAACCTCGATTGTTATACCTGCCATTCCGCTGATTTCAAAACCATGAATATGCTGAATCCTGAATTGAGCGAAGGGTATATGGGCGGCGGAAACACCATGCTGAACCTGGAGGGAAAAGCCATAAAAACTCAAAACATTACCCCGGATGAAGAAACAGGTATCGGCAAATGGTCAGAAGAGCAGTTTGTGAAAGCCGTAAAATATGGCTTGAAGGATGGAGAGGAAGCTCTGCGTTATCCCATGGTGCCTTTTACAAACCTGACGGATCTGGAAGCGCGGGCGATTTACCAATATCTCAAAACCGTTCCCCCACTCAAAAACAAAGTGGGACGTACCGTGTTTGAAGAGTAA
- a CDS encoding GNAT family N-acetyltransferase, with translation MQYLVKMADESHYEYAVPICDMMEAAAKIRGTGIAKRDPEYIRKKMSEGKAVIALDGEIVVGFCYIENWEGHKYVANSGLIVHPDYRNTGLAKAIKKATFNLSKLKFPNAKLFGITTSMAVMKINSELGYKPVTFSELTQDETFWKGCQSCANYDILQRTNKSMCLCTGMVCDLSKVPEMQTEQSKKKAWENFKGFIKERRERVQQKLPQFSISSKRFKDAK, from the coding sequence ATGCAATATTTAGTCAAAATGGCTGATGAAAGCCACTATGAATACGCTGTTCCCATTTGCGACATGATGGAGGCTGCGGCGAAAATCCGCGGCACCGGTATTGCCAAAAGAGATCCTGAATACATTCGTAAAAAAATGTCGGAGGGTAAGGCTGTTATTGCTCTGGACGGAGAAATAGTGGTCGGTTTTTGTTACATCGAAAATTGGGAAGGCCATAAATACGTCGCCAACTCCGGCCTTATTGTACATCCCGATTACCGCAATACGGGACTGGCCAAGGCGATTAAAAAAGCCACTTTCAATTTGTCCAAGCTTAAATTCCCCAATGCCAAACTCTTCGGGATCACCACCAGTATGGCCGTGATGAAGATCAATTCCGAACTGGGTTACAAACCGGTGACTTTTTCCGAACTCACCCAGGACGAAACCTTCTGGAAAGGTTGCCAGAGTTGTGCCAATTACGATATTCTCCAGCGTACCAACAAATCCATGTGCCTTTGTACGGGAATGGTATGCGATCTGAGCAAGGTTCCTGAAATGCAAACCGAACAAAGCAAGAAAAAAGCCTGGGAAAACTTTAAAGGCTTCATCAAGGAACGCCGCGAGCGCGTACAGCAAAAACTTCCCCAATTTTCGATCAGCAGCAAAAGGTTTAAAGATGCAAAATAA
- a CDS encoding glyoxalase/bleomycin resistance/extradiol dioxygenase family protein — MKEKTEWLSTVPVLPSSDIERDLQWYAKHTGFEFVFGDHMFAGLQREQLSIFLQWHADTAEDPLLGGSVTRIFVKNIEPVFEEFVKRGTVGREKLRMNTPWGTHEFGFYDPNNNAVFIVEDI, encoded by the coding sequence ATGAAAGAAAAAACAGAATGGCTGAGCACCGTACCGGTCCTCCCTTCATCCGATATTGAAAGAGACCTCCAGTGGTATGCAAAGCATACCGGTTTCGAATTTGTTTTTGGAGACCATATGTTTGCGGGGCTTCAAAGAGAGCAACTTTCTATTTTCCTTCAATGGCATGCCGATACAGCGGAAGATCCTTTGTTGGGTGGTTCCGTGACCCGCATTTTTGTGAAAAATATAGAGCCTGTTTTTGAGGAATTTGTAAAAAGAGGTACGGTAGGCCGGGAAAAACTGAGGATGAATACTCCGTGGGGTACCCATGAATTTGGTTTCTACGACCCCAACAACAATGCTGTTTTTATTGTCGAGGATATATAA